The Candidatus Methylacidiphilales bacterium genome has a window encoding:
- the rpmI gene encoding 50S ribosomal protein L35: protein MSKQKVKIHSGAKKRFIITASGKIKRKNAFKRHILTKKTSKRKMNLTGVAYIHFSDAKNVRQLFFQ from the coding sequence ATGTCTAAACAAAAAGTCAAAATTCATAGTGGTGCAAAAAAAAGATTTATAATAACAGCGTCAGGAAAAATAAAGAGAAAAAATGCCTTCAAACGCCATATTCTCACAAAAAAAACAAGTAAAAGAAAAATGAATCTCACTGGTGTTGCTTACATACATTTTTCTGACGCTAAAAATGTGCGACAACTATTTTTTCAATAA
- the infC gene encoding translation initiation factor IF-3, with amino-acid sequence MRGNKKNYKSNNQIDSITVRLIDSSGKQLGVVATNKAKEMAQNAGLDLVEIGGSGNPPVCKIMSLSKHIFELNKKASQAKKNQKHTQVKEIKLRPNTDEGDFKVKIRKIMEFITAGDKAKIVVRFKGREIMYQDLGMQVMDRICSSLKESITIEQPAIMEGKQIVMLLGPKR; translated from the coding sequence ATTAGAGGAAATAAAAAAAATTATAAATCAAATAATCAAATTGATTCAATTACAGTTAGGTTGATCGATTCGAGCGGTAAGCAGTTGGGAGTTGTGGCAACCAATAAAGCAAAAGAGATGGCTCAAAATGCTGGTTTAGATTTGGTGGAAATTGGAGGGAGTGGCAACCCACCAGTCTGTAAAATAATGTCACTTAGTAAACATATTTTTGAGTTAAATAAAAAGGCAAGTCAGGCAAAAAAAAATCAGAAGCACACACAGGTTAAGGAAATAAAATTAAGACCAAATACAGATGAAGGTGATTTTAAGGTGAAAATTAGAAAAATTATGGAATTTATTACTGCAGGCGATAAAGCTAAAATTGTTGTTAGATTTAAAGGAAGAGAAATAATGTATCAAGATTTAGGAATGCAGGTAATGGATAGGATATGTTCTTCGCTAAAAGAAAGCATCACGATAGAACAGCCTGCCATTATGGAAGGAAAGCAGATTGTAATGTTACTTGGACCAAAGCGTTAG
- the rplT gene encoding 50S ribosomal protein L20 translates to MPRATSAVSRKSTHKKILKKAKGYRGQRSTAYRVAKQAVIKSGQYSYRDRKQKKRQFRSLWIVRLNAAVRKHGVSYSQFINGLKITGIELDRKVLSELSIRDELAFSLIISQVKKSLTLA, encoded by the coding sequence ATGCCAAGAGCAACTTCAGCAGTATCCAGAAAATCAACACATAAAAAAATATTAAAAAAAGCTAAAGGGTATCGAGGTCAGCGTTCAACCGCTTATCGAGTTGCTAAACAAGCAGTCATTAAATCTGGTCAATATAGTTATCGTGATAGAAAACAAAAAAAAAGACAGTTTAGATCCCTCTGGATAGTTCGTCTAAATGCAGCAGTTCGTAAGCACGGTGTTTCATATTCACAATTTATTAACGGTTTAAAAATAACTGGAATTGAGTTAGATAGAAAGGTCTTATCAGAATTATCAATTAGAGATGAATTGGCATTTAGCCTTATAATCAGCCAAGTTAAAAAATCACTCACTCTTGCATGA